From the genome of Hyalangium gracile, one region includes:
- a CDS encoding sensor histidine kinase: MMPPMSPPPSPPAPAPAPAPGELVRTQQRAGRSVLVGLVLLGVATVASPLLAYREDLENARAEAIDHLSVQAQVQAEALGFHLGLLEAELHRLATHPKLSLGDGPYGPEVTVLDNALHHTQLFSEGVALLSASGRRVWSDPPDMPLGDSPLDSRPWFRRVLREGVSDISLLERDDGPLVVVVPVIRSVQVVGLLVGELRSEARPLPGVRAKETDFSLLMGRNGKLLLPVPPQTFKWNPELASRVLSLVEAPGPLVLGGTHMLGAAAPVPTPTGVSGMLLAVLEDEERNTGPLRRRFLGQLLFHSALLGGTLLLFTFLLRRSYRSLLAAEDRLRHQETMAALGAASQLIAHEVKNALNGIQAALSLLRPATSSGELALPALRAQIHRLGHLARSLLSFGAPRAALRRSCELRLLLDEALQSVRLLPEAEDVPIGVTMMEGLPVHVDPALVVSAIDNLLRNAVEAGAVARDTGLRPTPWVQVSLARDGKEAILVVEDNAGGVDPALEPRLWEPFATARAKGVGLGLPMARAAVEIHGGSLTYTRLPEGSRFSLRLPLEGAA, translated from the coding sequence ATGATGCCGCCCATGTCCCCACCGCCTTCACCGCCGGCCCCTGCTCCGGCCCCTGCTCCGGGCGAGCTCGTCCGCACCCAGCAGCGTGCGGGCCGCTCCGTCCTGGTGGGCCTGGTGCTGCTCGGCGTGGCCACCGTGGCCAGCCCCCTGCTCGCCTACCGAGAGGACCTGGAGAACGCCCGCGCCGAGGCGATCGACCACCTCTCCGTCCAGGCCCAGGTGCAGGCCGAAGCCCTGGGCTTCCACCTGGGGCTGCTGGAGGCGGAGCTGCATCGCCTCGCCACGCACCCGAAGCTCTCCCTCGGTGATGGCCCCTACGGCCCCGAGGTGACCGTGCTGGACAACGCCCTGCACCACACCCAGCTCTTCTCGGAGGGCGTGGCCCTGCTGTCCGCCTCGGGGCGCCGCGTGTGGAGCGATCCTCCCGACATGCCGCTGGGGGACTCGCCGCTCGACAGCCGCCCCTGGTTCCGCCGGGTGCTCCGCGAGGGTGTCTCGGACATCAGCCTGCTGGAGCGGGATGACGGACCGCTGGTGGTGGTGGTGCCCGTCATCCGCTCCGTCCAGGTGGTGGGCCTGCTCGTGGGCGAGCTGCGCTCGGAGGCTCGCCCGCTGCCGGGCGTCCGCGCGAAGGAGACTGACTTCTCACTGCTCATGGGCCGGAACGGGAAGCTGCTGCTGCCCGTTCCGCCGCAGACCTTCAAGTGGAACCCGGAGCTCGCCTCGCGCGTGCTCTCCCTGGTCGAGGCCCCAGGCCCCCTCGTGCTGGGAGGCACCCACATGCTCGGCGCGGCCGCTCCCGTGCCGACGCCGACGGGCGTCAGCGGCATGCTGCTGGCCGTGCTCGAGGACGAGGAGCGCAACACCGGGCCCCTGCGGCGCCGCTTCCTCGGACAGCTCCTCTTCCACAGCGCCCTGCTGGGCGGCACCCTCCTGCTCTTCACCTTCCTGCTGCGGCGCTCCTACCGCTCGCTGCTCGCCGCGGAGGATCGGCTGCGGCACCAGGAGACGATGGCCGCCCTGGGCGCGGCCAGCCAGCTCATCGCCCACGAGGTGAAGAACGCCCTCAACGGCATCCAGGCCGCCCTCTCCCTGCTGCGGCCCGCCACCTCCAGCGGAGAGCTCGCCCTGCCCGCCCTGCGCGCGCAGATCCACCGGCTGGGGCACCTGGCGCGCTCGCTGCTCTCCTTCGGCGCGCCGCGCGCCGCCCTGCGTCGCTCCTGCGAGCTGCGCCTGCTGCTGGACGAGGCCCTCCAGTCCGTGCGCCTGCTGCCCGAGGCCGAGGACGTCCCCATCGGCGTGACGATGATGGAGGGACTCCCCGTGCACGTCGATCCCGCGCTGGTGGTGTCCGCCATCGACAACCTGCTGCGCAACGCGGTAGAGGCCGGCGCCGTGGCGCGTGATACGGGGCTGCGGCCCACACCCTGGGTCCAGGTGAGCCTCGCACGCGATGGCAAGGAGGCCATCCTGGTCGTGGAGGACAACGCTGGCGGTGTGGATCCGGCCCTGGAGCCGCGACTCTGGGAGCCGTTCGCCACCGCTCGGGCCAAGGGGGTGGGCTTGGGGCTTCCCATGGCTCGGGCCGCCGTGGAGATTCACGGCGGCAGCCTCACCTATACTCGCCTCCCCGAGGGCAGCCGCTTCAGCCTTCGACTGCCGCTGGAGGGCGCCGCATGA
- a CDS encoding Wall-associated protein precursor → MLPLLLLLVVGQAPALPGETTLVSFCKQRRMSACEALQQTDPKRAAEIEAEAAKNALRLEALKVAEESRDQEDSKADESSEAASGEPPDCKGQNHHVISRRIAEELERHETLAGLYKPRDERFKTRAKDEASHCGYQDWHRKVDAEVIKWLRDHVDATPEQFMKMLREIYKRPDLLDRFPHGF, encoded by the coding sequence ATGCTCCCTCTCCTGCTCCTGCTTGTGGTTGGCCAGGCCCCTGCCCTCCCAGGCGAAACCACCCTGGTGTCCTTCTGCAAGCAGCGCAGGATGAGCGCGTGCGAAGCCCTGCAGCAGACAGACCCCAAGCGCGCTGCCGAAATCGAGGCGGAAGCCGCGAAGAACGCCCTGAGACTGGAGGCACTGAAGGTCGCGGAGGAATCTCGCGACCAAGAGGATTCCAAGGCCGACGAGTCCTCCGAAGCAGCATCTGGCGAGCCACCAGATTGCAAGGGCCAGAATCACCACGTCATCTCCCGTCGGATCGCAGAGGAACTGGAGAGGCATGAAACCCTCGCAGGGCTCTACAAACCTCGGGATGAGCGATTCAAGACACGCGCGAAGGACGAGGCATCGCACTGTGGCTACCAGGACTGGCACCGCAAGGTGGATGCGGAAGTCATCAAGTGGCTCAGGGACCACGTGGACGCTACGCCCGAACAGTTCATGAAGATGCTGCGCGAGATCTACAAGCGCCCGGATCTCCTGGATCGATTCCCTCATGGCTTCTGA
- a CDS encoding SPFH domain-containing protein, with translation MTFMTVLLIVAALVVGFALITGIRIVPQAKVMVVERLGKFHSVAHSGLNILIPFLDSPRHFEMRTGNRFMRSPLVDLREQVMGFETVQVITHDNVNMEVGSVIYYQIVDPAKALYAVENLALAIEQLTMTNLRNIMGGLTLDQTLTSRETVNTKLRMVLDDATEKWGVKVTRVELREIEPPQAIKEAMAKQMTAERERRAEVTKAEGDKSAAILKAEGEKISRILRAEAERDAEVARAEGHKRAVVLEAEAKAEATRLVFEAVHSGRATPEVLALRYMETLQELGKGTNKVFVPYEATAALGSVGMLKELFAKEGDATPPVTKAAQALGTQTVTRSPQPAPLPVRRGPPTFPQDE, from the coding sequence ATGACCTTCATGACGGTATTGCTCATCGTCGCGGCGCTGGTGGTGGGCTTTGCCCTCATCACCGGCATCCGCATCGTCCCGCAGGCCAAGGTGATGGTGGTCGAGCGGCTGGGGAAGTTCCACAGCGTGGCGCACAGCGGGCTGAACATCCTGATCCCGTTCCTGGACAGCCCACGGCACTTCGAGATGCGCACGGGCAACCGCTTCATGCGCAGCCCCCTGGTGGATCTGCGCGAGCAGGTCATGGGCTTCGAGACCGTGCAGGTCATCACCCATGACAACGTGAACATGGAGGTGGGCTCGGTCATCTACTACCAGATCGTCGATCCGGCGAAGGCGCTCTACGCGGTGGAGAACCTGGCGCTGGCCATCGAGCAGCTGACGATGACGAACCTGCGCAACATCATGGGCGGGCTGACGCTGGACCAGACGCTGACCAGCCGCGAGACGGTGAACACCAAGCTGCGCATGGTGCTGGACGACGCCACGGAGAAGTGGGGCGTGAAGGTGACGCGGGTGGAGCTGCGCGAGATCGAGCCGCCGCAGGCCATCAAGGAGGCGATGGCCAAGCAGATGACGGCCGAGCGCGAGCGGCGCGCCGAGGTGACGAAGGCCGAGGGCGACAAGTCGGCGGCGATCCTCAAGGCGGAGGGCGAGAAGATCTCGCGGATCCTGCGCGCCGAGGCGGAGCGCGACGCGGAGGTGGCTCGCGCCGAGGGCCACAAGCGCGCGGTGGTGCTGGAGGCGGAGGCGAAGGCGGAGGCCACGCGGCTGGTGTTCGAGGCGGTGCACTCGGGCCGGGCGACGCCGGAGGTGCTGGCGCTGCGCTACATGGAGACGCTGCAGGAGCTGGGCAAGGGCACCAACAAGGTGTTCGTCCCCTACGAGGCCACCGCGGCGCTGGGCAGCGTGGGCATGCTCAAGGAGCTGTTCGCCAAGGAGGGTGACGCGACGCCCCCGGTCACCAAGGCCGCGCAGGCGCTGGGCACCCAGACCGTGACGCGCTCGCCGCAGCCGGCCCCGCTGCCCGTGCGCCGCGGCCCGCCGACGTTCCCGCAGGACGAGTAG
- a CDS encoding error-prone DNA polymerase produces the protein MYAELVCRSNFSFLRGASHPEELVATAARLGVQALALTDADGLYGVVKAHLAAKEHGLKVILGTELTLTDGPPVVIYAMDSTGYANMCRLVSASRMSHPKGEAGLPWREVAERSEGLIALLPNPAPAERVAPLAEAFPQRFHVGLCRTLSAGDKAREAQAEALAGSLGVPLVAHNDVHTHHRRRQPLQDVLTAIRHKTTVDKAGTRLQPNAERTLKSPEEMARLFRDRPEALERTLEIASRCNASLDELRYHFSEEDLPPGRTAMQHLRVLTEEGLAIRYPGGVPADVRKQIDHEHRLIEALDFPGYFLALWDIVHFARSRGILCQGRGSAANSAVCYALQITAIDPVRMGLLFERFLSMERKEPPDIDVDFEHERREEVLQYVYEKHGRHRAGMVCEVICYRGRLALREVGKAMGLSLDQVDRLSKVSAAYGFDVTPEVLAEAGLSAFDSRVRQTLTLAQDIEGFPRHLSIHVGGFVITREPLVDLIPVENAAMKGRTVIQWEKDDINALGVLKVDLLALGMLTAVAKCFALIRQHFGRELSLATIPPEDPKVYDMLCEADSVGVFQIESRAQMSMLPRLKPRTFYDLVIEIAIIRPGPIIGNMVHPFLRRREGKEVATYPTPEVRAILEKTLGVPLFQEQAMKLAMVAGGFTAGEADGLRRALGHKRAEQLLEPYRIRFVDGGVKRGYTREYMEELFEQFRGFAHYGFPESHSASFALIAYASSWLKYHYPQAFCAALLNSQPMGFYAPHTLVADAKRHGVQVRPVDVRHSDWDCTLEEGGGLRLGLRMVRGLNESAGRRVAASRGKGYESVGELARRGRIPRHELTRLALAGALASLCGSRRQALWEIQALGPLDEDDLFFGLPMDSTQVELPPMSVAERVEADFETVGLSLEKHPLELLRPALRKLGAVPAEGLKRVTSGRRVAVGGMLITRQRPPTAKGMCFISLEDETGIANLVVPPDVYERCRRDIHGALFIIGEGVLERTGKVINVKTQRVMALEGLLG, from the coding sequence GTGTACGCCGAGCTGGTCTGCCGCTCCAACTTCTCCTTCCTTCGGGGCGCCTCGCACCCGGAGGAGCTGGTCGCCACGGCCGCGCGGCTGGGGGTGCAGGCCCTGGCCCTGACGGACGCGGACGGGCTGTATGGCGTGGTGAAGGCGCACCTGGCGGCCAAGGAGCATGGCCTCAAGGTGATCCTCGGCACGGAGCTGACGCTGACGGACGGGCCCCCGGTGGTCATCTACGCCATGGACTCGACCGGGTACGCCAACATGTGCCGGCTGGTGTCGGCCAGCCGGATGAGCCACCCCAAGGGCGAGGCCGGGCTGCCCTGGCGCGAGGTGGCCGAGCGCTCCGAGGGGCTGATCGCGCTGCTGCCGAACCCCGCTCCCGCCGAGCGGGTGGCGCCCCTGGCCGAGGCCTTCCCCCAGCGCTTCCACGTGGGGCTGTGCCGCACGCTGTCCGCGGGGGACAAGGCGCGCGAGGCCCAGGCGGAGGCGCTGGCTGGCTCGCTCGGGGTGCCCCTGGTCGCGCACAACGACGTGCACACCCACCACCGCCGCCGCCAGCCGCTGCAGGACGTGCTCACGGCCATCCGCCACAAGACGACGGTGGACAAGGCGGGCACCCGGCTCCAGCCCAACGCCGAGCGCACCCTGAAGTCCCCCGAGGAGATGGCCCGACTGTTCCGAGACCGCCCCGAGGCGCTGGAGCGCACGCTGGAGATCGCCAGCCGCTGCAACGCCTCGCTGGATGAGCTGCGCTACCACTTCTCCGAGGAGGATCTGCCGCCCGGACGCACGGCGATGCAGCACCTGCGCGTGCTCACCGAGGAGGGGCTCGCCATCCGCTACCCGGGCGGCGTGCCGGCCGACGTCCGCAAGCAGATCGACCACGAGCACCGGCTCATCGAGGCGCTGGACTTCCCGGGCTACTTCCTGGCGCTCTGGGACATCGTCCACTTCGCGCGCTCGCGCGGCATCCTCTGCCAGGGGCGCGGCAGCGCGGCGAACTCGGCGGTCTGCTACGCGCTGCAGATCACCGCCATCGATCCGGTGCGCATGGGGCTGCTCTTCGAGCGCTTCCTGAGCATGGAGCGCAAGGAGCCGCCCGACATCGACGTGGACTTCGAGCACGAGCGCCGCGAGGAGGTGCTCCAGTACGTCTACGAGAAGCACGGCCGGCACCGCGCGGGCATGGTCTGCGAGGTGATCTGCTACCGGGGGCGGCTGGCGCTGCGCGAGGTGGGCAAGGCGATGGGCCTGTCGCTGGACCAGGTGGACCGGCTCTCGAAGGTGTCGGCGGCGTACGGCTTCGACGTCACCCCGGAGGTGCTGGCCGAGGCGGGGCTGTCCGCCTTCGATAGCCGGGTGCGGCAGACGCTCACGCTGGCGCAGGACATCGAGGGCTTCCCGCGCCACCTCTCCATCCACGTGGGCGGCTTCGTCATCACCCGCGAGCCGCTGGTGGACCTCATCCCCGTGGAGAACGCGGCGATGAAGGGCCGCACCGTCATCCAGTGGGAGAAGGACGACATCAACGCGCTGGGCGTGCTGAAGGTGGATCTGCTGGCCCTGGGCATGCTCACGGCGGTGGCCAAGTGCTTCGCGCTCATCCGCCAGCACTTCGGCCGGGAGCTGTCGCTGGCGACCATCCCGCCGGAGGACCCCAAGGTCTACGACATGCTCTGCGAGGCGGACTCGGTGGGCGTGTTCCAGATCGAGAGCCGGGCGCAGATGAGCATGCTGCCCAGGCTCAAGCCGCGCACCTTCTACGATCTGGTGATCGAGATCGCCATCATCCGCCCCGGGCCCATCATCGGGAACATGGTGCACCCCTTCCTGCGGCGCCGGGAGGGCAAGGAGGTGGCCACGTACCCGACGCCCGAGGTGCGAGCCATCCTCGAGAAGACGCTGGGCGTGCCGCTCTTCCAGGAGCAGGCGATGAAGCTGGCCATGGTGGCCGGAGGCTTCACCGCGGGCGAGGCGGACGGGCTGAGGCGGGCGCTGGGGCACAAGCGCGCCGAGCAGTTGCTGGAGCCCTACCGCATCCGCTTCGTGGACGGCGGCGTGAAGCGCGGCTACACGCGCGAGTACATGGAGGAGCTGTTCGAGCAGTTCCGGGGCTTCGCGCACTACGGCTTCCCGGAGTCCCACTCGGCGTCCTTCGCGCTGATCGCCTATGCGTCCTCGTGGCTCAAGTACCACTACCCGCAGGCCTTCTGCGCGGCGCTGTTGAACTCGCAGCCCATGGGCTTCTACGCGCCGCACACGCTGGTGGCGGACGCGAAGCGGCACGGCGTGCAGGTGCGGCCGGTGGACGTGCGCCACTCGGACTGGGACTGCACGCTGGAGGAGGGCGGGGGGCTGCGGCTGGGCCTGCGCATGGTGCGTGGGCTGAACGAGTCTGCCGGTCGGCGCGTGGCGGCATCGCGAGGCAAGGGCTACGAGAGCGTGGGGGAATTGGCACGGCGGGGCCGCATTCCCCGGCACGAGCTGACGCGGCTGGCGCTGGCCGGAGCGCTGGCCTCCCTGTGCGGCTCGAGGCGCCAGGCGCTCTGGGAGATCCAGGCCCTGGGGCCCTTGGACGAGGACGATCTGTTCTTCGGGCTGCCCATGGACAGCACGCAGGTGGAGCTGCCGCCCATGAGCGTGGCCGAGCGCGTGGAGGCGGACTTCGAGACGGTGGGGCTCTCGCTGGAGAAGCACCCGCTGGAGCTCTTGCGGCCGGCGCTGCGCAAGCTGGGCGCGGTGCCCGCCGAGGGGCTCAAGCGGGTGACGTCGGGGCGGCGCGTGGCGGTGGGCGGGATGCTGATCACCCGGCAGCGGCCTCCCACGGCCAAGGGCATGTGCTTCATCTCCCTGGAGGACGAGACGGGGATCGCCAACCTGGTGGTGCCGCCGGACGTCTACGAGCGCTGCCGCCGAGACATCCACGGCGCGCTCTTCATCATCGGCGAGGGCGTCCTGGAGCGGACCGGCAAGGTGATCAACGTGAAGACACAGCGCGTCATGGCGCTGGAGGGGCTCCTCGGCTGA
- a CDS encoding imm11 family protein: MRTWLPPYRVELELYGQEPGDFVDGPGGNSFLISERMTGFFRAEGLTGLLGLHPVEVVRARRKRQGAKPDAVPRYFAVTPCQSRAAVDVARSRLRYDKPVTCPECRSAGLDSIHGFVLEPGTWQGEDVFRARGSAGRVIVSERFAEFVRRHGLTNMKLVPSEECVSDPLNLGPPAAPPEAPT, from the coding sequence ATGCGCACGTGGCTGCCACCCTACCGCGTCGAGTTGGAATTGTATGGGCAGGAGCCTGGTGACTTCGTCGATGGGCCTGGCGGCAACAGCTTTCTCATCTCCGAGCGCATGACCGGGTTCTTTCGAGCAGAAGGACTGACCGGGCTGCTCGGCCTTCACCCCGTTGAGGTGGTCCGCGCGCGTAGAAAGCGTCAGGGGGCGAAGCCCGACGCCGTGCCCCGCTACTTCGCGGTCACCCCCTGCCAGAGCCGCGCCGCCGTGGACGTGGCGCGCAGCCGCCTGCGCTATGACAAGCCGGTGACCTGCCCGGAGTGTCGATCCGCTGGGCTGGACTCCATCCATGGCTTCGTTCTCGAGCCGGGAACCTGGCAAGGCGAGGATGTGTTCCGCGCTCGGGGAAGTGCCGGCCGAGTCATCGTCTCGGAACGTTTCGCCGAGTTCGTCAGGCGACATGGGCTGACGAACATGAAGCTGGTTCCCTCCGAAGAGTGTGTCTCGGACCCGCTCAACCTTGGTCCCCCGGCAGCGCCGCCCGAAGCTCCCACCTGA
- the lnt gene encoding apolipoprotein N-acyltransferase, giving the protein MSVELSAGRRFGEMFLAAVATSLGVWLFGRIEAAWVWLGWVALVPWLAVLDRARTVWQTLAAGLVLSVVFTGVIFGWFADALGAYAQSSDLWMFWLVLLSFGPFMQPQFIFAALARHLARRMAPEGAFLRVGLTGALVYVGTEWAWPKLFADTLGQGLYSSVWLRQGADIAGAHGLTVALILGNECVLAAVKAFSARGWKWPGARELRTPAAVLVALVVVLTGYGAIRYRQVSEQVGTGPGLTVGVVQSNITQYGRLAAEMGTYDALRMILDTHYQLSDELMKDTKPDLIVWPETVYPTTFGSPKSEEGAEFDQDLSQFVGERQMPLIFGAYDLEQDREYNAAMFLGPVGTPEEKRLELGVYRKTKLFPLTEWVPESLDKPWVRGMLPWLGTWKRGPGPQSFGFPLRGGRVLKVVPLICYEAIFPDYVAAAVRKGAELIVTLSNDSWFGTSAGPKLHLTLAAFRSIETRLPQVRATNSGISAYITPTGEIVREVQTGQRAGVVVTIPPTAPIGTLMVAWGDWFGPTALILGMVLLLAQVLLSRRMTGRKA; this is encoded by the coding sequence ATGAGCGTGGAGCTGTCGGCGGGGCGGCGGTTCGGGGAGATGTTCCTCGCGGCCGTGGCGACCTCGTTGGGGGTGTGGCTGTTCGGGCGGATCGAGGCGGCTTGGGTCTGGTTGGGTTGGGTGGCGCTGGTGCCGTGGCTGGCGGTGCTCGATCGGGCTCGGACGGTGTGGCAGACGCTGGCGGCAGGGCTGGTTCTCAGCGTCGTCTTCACGGGAGTGATCTTCGGGTGGTTCGCGGATGCGCTGGGGGCGTATGCCCAGTCCTCGGACCTGTGGATGTTCTGGCTCGTGCTGCTGTCGTTCGGGCCGTTCATGCAGCCGCAGTTCATCTTCGCGGCGCTGGCCCGACACCTGGCGCGGCGGATGGCGCCGGAGGGAGCGTTCCTGCGCGTGGGGCTGACGGGAGCGCTGGTGTACGTGGGCACGGAGTGGGCGTGGCCCAAGCTCTTCGCGGACACGCTGGGGCAGGGGCTCTACAGCTCCGTCTGGCTGCGGCAGGGCGCGGACATCGCGGGGGCGCATGGCCTCACGGTGGCGCTCATCCTGGGCAACGAGTGCGTGCTGGCGGCGGTGAAGGCGTTCTCGGCTCGGGGATGGAAGTGGCCTGGCGCGAGGGAGCTGCGAACTCCCGCGGCGGTGCTGGTGGCGCTGGTGGTGGTGCTCACCGGCTACGGAGCCATCCGGTATCGACAGGTGAGCGAGCAGGTGGGGACGGGACCGGGGCTCACGGTAGGCGTGGTGCAGTCGAACATCACGCAGTACGGCCGGCTGGCGGCGGAGATGGGGACGTACGACGCGCTGCGGATGATCCTGGACACGCACTACCAGCTCTCCGACGAGCTGATGAAGGACACGAAGCCGGATCTGATCGTGTGGCCGGAGACGGTGTACCCGACGACGTTCGGCTCGCCGAAGAGCGAGGAAGGGGCGGAGTTCGATCAGGATCTGTCGCAGTTCGTGGGCGAGCGCCAGATGCCGCTGATCTTCGGGGCGTACGATCTGGAGCAGGATCGCGAGTACAACGCGGCGATGTTCCTGGGCCCGGTGGGGACTCCAGAGGAGAAGCGGCTGGAGCTCGGCGTCTATCGCAAGACGAAGCTCTTCCCGCTGACGGAGTGGGTGCCGGAGTCGCTGGACAAGCCGTGGGTGCGCGGGATGCTGCCGTGGCTGGGGACCTGGAAGCGGGGGCCTGGGCCGCAATCGTTCGGCTTCCCTTTAAGGGGAGGCAGGGTGCTGAAGGTGGTGCCGCTCATCTGCTACGAGGCCATCTTCCCGGACTACGTAGCGGCGGCGGTGCGTAAGGGCGCGGAGCTGATCGTGACGCTCTCGAACGACTCATGGTTCGGGACGTCCGCGGGGCCGAAGCTGCACCTGACGCTGGCGGCGTTCCGGAGCATCGAGACGCGGCTGCCGCAGGTGCGGGCGACGAACTCAGGTATCTCGGCTTACATCACTCCGACGGGAGAGATCGTCCGGGAGGTGCAGACCGGCCAGCGAGCGGGAGTGGTGGTGACGATCCCGCCGACGGCGCCCATCGGCACGTTGATGGTGGCGTGGGGAGACTGGTTCGGTCCCACGGCGCTGATCTTGGGGATGGTGCTGCTACTGGCGCAGGTGCTGCTCAGTCGGCGAATGACGGGCCGCAAGGCATGA
- a CDS encoding SGNH/GDSL hydrolase family protein: MSLRFNLRGATAACALATTVVSSAAFASTINQNTSWTINRSGATSTYRVVAYGDSIFAGYNGSLFSVARRAGPYAAGEYLGNKWNANIEVVRRTKSGAKADDIYNNKIVAERSYMQSANTRVVMFEMCGNDYLQARSAFKDQTGTCNYSGLDTALANCTTYMERGMQAINQYATAAKAKIIMNIYYPGYNADNVQTSCKDASTGASVNRRDKFLPYLAKSNWRACNLAATYGFKCADSFAEMMASDYDSNGDGQIDVDAIRWRAGESEAAYVARIVSLKGTLRDSNTHYVNSTTSFDYLQSDDTHPTYYKSTIGTGSGSAAPDFTDAQIVGGKNTEWNKSGHERSGWSISTYNPAAP; encoded by the coding sequence ATGTCCCTTCGTTTCAATCTGCGTGGCGCTACCGCGGCGTGCGCGCTGGCCACCACCGTCGTGAGCAGCGCTGCGTTCGCCAGCACCATCAACCAGAACACCTCGTGGACCATCAACCGCAGCGGTGCGACGAGCACCTATCGCGTGGTGGCCTACGGTGACTCGATCTTCGCCGGCTACAACGGCAGCCTCTTCAGCGTGGCGCGTCGCGCGGGCCCCTACGCCGCGGGCGAGTACCTGGGCAACAAGTGGAACGCCAACATCGAGGTGGTGCGCCGCACCAAGTCGGGCGCCAAGGCCGACGACATCTACAACAACAAGATCGTCGCCGAGCGCTCGTACATGCAGTCTGCGAACACGCGCGTGGTGATGTTCGAGATGTGCGGCAATGACTATCTGCAGGCGCGCAGCGCGTTCAAGGACCAGACGGGCACCTGCAACTACTCCGGCCTGGACACGGCGCTGGCCAACTGCACCACGTACATGGAGCGTGGCATGCAGGCCATCAACCAGTACGCGACGGCGGCCAAGGCCAAGATCATCATGAACATCTACTACCCGGGCTACAACGCGGACAACGTCCAGACGAGCTGCAAGGACGCGTCCACGGGCGCCTCGGTGAACCGCCGCGACAAGTTCCTGCCGTACCTGGCCAAGAGCAACTGGCGCGCCTGTAACCTGGCGGCGACGTACGGCTTCAAGTGCGCGGACTCCTTCGCGGAGATGATGGCCAGCGACTACGACTCCAACGGCGACGGCCAGATCGACGTGGACGCGATCCGCTGGCGCGCTGGCGAGAGCGAGGCGGCCTACGTTGCCCGCATCGTCTCGCTGAAGGGCACGCTGCGTGACTCCAACACGCACTACGTGAACTCCACCACCAGCTTCGACTACCTGCAGTCGGACGACACGCACCCGACCTACTACAAGTCCACCATCGGCACGGGCTCGGGCTCGGCCGCTCCGGACTTCACGGATGCGCAGATCGTCGGTGGCAAGAACACCGAGTGGAACAAGTCCGGCCACGAGCGCTCCGGCTGGTCCATCTCCACGTACAACCCGGCCGCGCCGTAG
- a CDS encoding NfeD family protein produces the protein MDLTPVDWQMWIVAALVLGALEIKLSGFVTLWFAIGALVSALAAAVGLGINGQLLLFIAVSTALFAASRTIFKEAFMRTASPLKMGVEAMVGQEAVVTEALADPHGGTVRINGELWTARSLSGPVAEGERVTVEQVDGLKLWVRRPSASLEIPAHKKKENA, from the coding sequence ATGGATCTGACTCCCGTCGACTGGCAGATGTGGATCGTCGCGGCGCTGGTGCTCGGCGCCCTGGAGATCAAGCTCTCCGGCTTCGTGACGCTCTGGTTCGCGATCGGCGCACTGGTGTCGGCGCTCGCGGCGGCCGTGGGGCTGGGCATCAACGGGCAGCTGCTGCTCTTCATCGCGGTGTCCACGGCCTTGTTCGCGGCGTCTCGGACGATCTTCAAGGAAGCGTTCATGCGCACGGCCAGCCCCTTGAAGATGGGGGTGGAGGCCATGGTGGGCCAGGAGGCCGTGGTGACCGAGGCCCTGGCGGACCCCCACGGCGGCACGGTGCGTATCAACGGAGAGCTGTGGACGGCGCGCTCGCTGTCGGGCCCGGTGGCCGAGGGTGAGCGCGTCACCGTCGAGCAGGTGGATGGACTGAAGCTATGGGTGCGGCGCCCCTCCGCGTCGCTCGAGATTCCCGCGCACAAGAAGAAGGAGAACGCGTAA